Within Bacteroidota bacterium, the genomic segment TTGGAGTTGGGTCACGTCGAGCATGTCTTTTGCTAACGCAATATTTTGCTTGTTGGTCTCCAAGTTGGTCTGGGCGTTGCGCCACTGCGTTTCGGCATTGGTCTGCTGCAACGCGATGTTGTTTTTGGTCATGCGCATGTTTTCGCGGGCGCTGCTGAGGGTCAGCTGTGACTGCTTGATGCCGGCGTCGGTGCGGAAGCTGTTCCAAATCGGGACACGCAGGTTGAGGCCGATGGAGGCGAATCCATACCAGTTTTCGTAGGACTTGAAGAATTTGTCTCCGAATGCCTGTGCGCCGACGCGTCCGTAGAGGCTCAAAGTGGGCAGGTACATGGCCTGCTTGCGGCGAATATCCAATTCCTGCATGGTGATTTGCTTTTGCTGGATGTAGAGGTCCATCACACGACCGGTGCCTGCGACGGGACCGTTGACATTGAGGGCATCTTCCTTGCGCCATTCGCCGCCTTGGACTTCGAGGGGTTCGTTGAGCGCCATTCCCATTGCATTCTTCAAGCGGTTGACGGACAATTCGATTTCGTTGTCCACGACCTGCTGCTGTGAACGGAGATTGGCCACGGTGAGGGCAATGCGGTCATAGTCAATCTTGCGTGCGACGCCTTGTGCGACTTGGAGTTTGAGGACGTCGGCCATTTTCTGGAACTTCGTCTCGTTGTCCTTGAGCAATTGGGCCTGCTCCATGTAAATCTGCACACCATAATAGGACATGGCGATGCCGTACATGAGCGACTGTTCGTTTTTTTCCTTGTTCAGGACGGCGAGGTCGGCATAGGGATCCAATGCCTTGAGTCCGAGCAACATACTGCGGTCATAAACGACCTGGTCGAGCTGCACGGTGGCATTGGTATTGTACTGATTACCAAACTGCACACGGATTTCTTCGGGTCCGAACGTTCCCGCTGGAATCACCGTCGTGGGCC encodes:
- a CDS encoding TolC family protein, which gives rise to MHRLRLKHHSLNTISNNEIAIAKQRVREGLSGYLPQVNGQVAIDDNLIRPTTVIPAGTFGPEEIRVQFGNQYNTNATVQLDQVVYDRSMLLGLKALDPYADLAVLNKEKNEQSLMYGIAMSYYGVQIYMEQAQLLKDNETKFQKMADVLKLQVAQGVARKIDYDRIALTVANLRSQQQVVDNEIELSVNRLKNAMGMALNEPLEVQGGEWRKEDALNVNGPVAGTGRVMDLYIQQKQITMQELDIRRKQAMYLPTLSLYGRVGAQAFGDKFFKSYENWYGFASIGLNLRVPIWNSFRTDAGIKQSQLTLSSARENMRMTKNNIALQQTNAETQWRNAQTNLETNKQNIALAKDMLDVTQLQVEKGVATLSDLLNADYAYKEAQTNYVTSLLKVLTARLEYELAQGTLQTFLLQ